The following nucleotide sequence is from Pleurodeles waltl isolate 20211129_DDA chromosome 8, aPleWal1.hap1.20221129, whole genome shotgun sequence.
tagaacaaagcatttcctctgagagcagggtgttaaaccttctccctttggaaataggtgttacaggctggggagggatagcctcccccagcctctggaaatgctttgaagggcacagatggtgccctccttgcataagccagtctacacctgttcaggggccccttgtcccctgctctggtgcgaaactggacaaaggaaaggggagtgaccactctcctgtccatcaccatcctagaggtggtgcccaaagctcctccagtgtggctcagacttcagccatcttgctttgcaagatgtgggggcactctggagggctctgattggccagtacaagcaggcgacgtcagagacccctcgtgaTAGGTCCTTACATgataaggtatccaatccccctctcagggctatttagggtctctcctgtgggttctcttgagattctgcttgcaagttttcttcaggaatcctctgcaactactacttcatcctctgacctcggatcaaccatagcctgctccaggaaatgctgtaacagcagcaaagtatccacaagggatacttttcctctgcaacttcagctccagccagcaactgcaacagtttccatggtgtgcatgctctgaggactccctgtcttcatcctgcaccagaaggactgaagaaatctccagtggggtggcagagtcactcccctgcacacgCAAGCACATTCTAAGACGacaactggtacccttggactcctctcacagtgacaagcatgctcctaaggacacagagggtggactccatcaacatagactgtcctgaggtcctgctgacgcaatttggaggaggtaagaccttgccttccctgagagcgatggtacccctgtgtactgcatcttcctcacctcctgaggcctctgtgcactatttgctaaattcctttgtgcacagcctggcctaggtccccagcactccatccagcgacgctcaactcgctgagttcttctccggcggcatgggaccttcctttgttgtgctgtaccaaccgcgttttgcacctcctttgtccctgtgtcctgggtctcccgtgggtgctgtctggcatcctgatggctctctaaagttctgagagccccctcttcctcctcacacagagttgaggcctccaggttcctcctgggtccagccagcatatttgttgtaaccaaggcttgttggcgacttccaacatgaaatcacatctgcatccatcgtCACATCATGGGaaatcctttgcattatgcagaaacccactggcatcttcctaaggtgcattcctgcactcttcatccaaccggggactcttcttttgcaccctcttctgggttggcaggggctcctgcccttccttgaacttctttcgacttctggacttggtccccttcttttgcaggtcttcaggtccaggaatgcagcagttgttgtttgcagacttggttggttactgcaaaatcccagtcatgaggtgtagtgtgtcctaaggaaacttgcagcattttactcctgcttttctgggctctggggtcaggtaatgtacttacctttactgtattcttactctcccagtgattctgcacacactacacttgtctaggggggaattcgtgattcgcattccactttcttagtttatggtttgtgttgcccctagacttattttctcccattgcgttctatagcatttcctattgtttgcactatcctatgtctaattacttgccttatttttgtgtctagtgtatatattgtttataatacttatctccagaaggagtattgcctctaagatatttttggtactgtgtcacccaaataaactacctttatttttggtaacactgagtattgtcttcacttgtgtataagtactgtgtaactataagtggtattgcatgtgctttgcatgtctcctagttgagcctaagctgctctgccatagctacctctattagcctaatctTCTAgagcactactacttcactaatgagggataactggacctggtataaggtgtaagtacccaaggtacccactacaaaccagtccagcctcctacattggtagcagCAGTGGGATAGTACttacaattgctttaccacttgttacctctgcttttcacaagaaaagcttgatcCAAtatttagagcatatataatatatacctagaagtacttttctaactttctaaaagttctgtttaactttgcaaatgtttttgccAAGTCTTGaaaagtttttcttcttttctctaaaaacgttagctctgttattctactaactttttactcactttcccatatttttttttttcagtatgtcttctgtagatgtttcccctagagttgtgaaaacaacatatgaaaatcttaactttaaaagtttgaggggtctctgtattgaaagaaggttggggattggtaagaaccccaataaggagttcctcttaaatcttctcctccaagatgaccagggactcagcactggtccagatcagacaggggaagaggtagaggtggaTTGAAGGTGAGGCACTTTCGTGGAAAATTGGGGTTATCTGTTGATGTAGAAAGCAAGAATCATCCAATTTCAAGTGTTATCACTTTAGAGCTAATAACTGGAGGCAACCATAGGTATGTATCCGTACCTGTGGCATGTAGCGATAGAGTTCTGAAATTAAATGCAAAGTTTTACACTAGGTAGCGGAGGCACATTTGaacagagacttagggcctcatttagaagaatcTGACACTGCcatcgatgcatcagatttcttgcgcttcctGCATATCCCCTAAAGATgcaatggatgcgctgtatttacaatacagagctccatgacgcacattttcacagatgtgtcaaaaATTCTGAAATATCTGTTGATGCTAAGCTCACGCATTGCTGGATTAGTGTTGTTAAACTGCCACAACTGCAGCAATGCGAGGAGTCTCCCATTGGAAaatgccctgcatcaattttacgcctgctctgagcaggctgcaAAATTTTGACTCAATAAagttgcagaatgacgcagtgaaatgttgtaaattacaCTGAGTCAGTTCTGTGTAGCTTTTTCTGtggggacacctaccttgcatacattatagctggctcaggtataatgtgacgcagggctttacaaactgatgcattgggcacaacaagtcagtttgtaaatatggagcagagtagtgcactgctagcgccactgcTGCGCTAAGGCCCTTAGGGAGTAGTGACAGAGCATCAATGTTCAGGGTTCACAGTAgacagaagagagtgacagggtgagGTAATAAAGGATGATCAGGCAGTGAGGAGATCAGAAGAGCATGAGGTGTTAGAGAATGATTTGGTGAGAACATGTTAGTGTTTTTTGGAATCTAGGTTGTTACCCTGTCACACGTTATTGCTTCACATGTGGAAACATTAAGGGAATGGAACCTGACAGATCTGGACTGCGAAGTGGACTGTGTCCAAAAATCAAAGCAGGAGAGTGCCCCTCTGCAGAGGTCACATTCATTattggtctgcaggtatcatctaccGGTTGGATGGTTGCCTCCTACATTAGGTTTGAAACTGAGGCACTGAGTGTTAAAGGACAACATAGCAGATGATCCATACATGGAGTTAGATGTCAATATCCTTCTCAGTGGTCTTTCATAGTGATAAAAGATGGGCAATCAAATTGTTATTTGTGATGTAATTATAATACAAAATACACTCTTTCACGAGGGGCATGATCTGTACTTCCTTGATGGTATCCAGAAAGGAACCTTGAACTATAGTTATTCAAATTAGTTTCAGTCACCACACCTGGAGATTGCCTTTAAAACAGACAATAAGTTGACATTATCTTCCCATGAAACAATTTTCAGAGATTGGATCAGTTTtggcatattgggcctgatttaggtttcggGGGACGGGTTCCTCTGGTGACAGatagcccatctgccgaaatataaatcctgttataacctatgggatttatatttcaggggATGGGATACCCGTCATTGCTTTGAccgagtaacctgtctgccgaaatctaaaccaggcccattGTCAGAAGAGAGAGGTATGAGGTAGTCAACGTGTGTACGTTCAATGGACATGTGGACTTGTGAATGCCTGTTCTTGGCGCCAATCTTCTTCTCAACTTTTGAAATGATTATCTCTGGAAATGTGTACACCATTCTTGGCAAGCTCCCGTTGGAGCCGACCTGAAAATGGAAATCTTATTGGGTGTGACTTAAGCAGGTTGGGCATATTATGGGTGGGGGATTATTTATATCGCTGATCCTGTCTGGTGAGCACGAGGCAAATGCCAAATGGTGCCTCTCTCCTTACTGTTCCCCTAAGAATTCCCACAATATGTTTCAAAAACTATAAACAGCTATGCACTAAATTAATGAAGTGGGGTTGATCACTGTGAAACTATGCACATTTGCACATGCTACAAAGACACTTTGAGGGATCTGAGGTGTAACATCTTGTTTTTTGCAGAAAGATAGTCACTTACGATTGTGTTAGGGTGAATTCAAGGTCACATGTCCGTTCTTATCCTGAGCTGAGTTTGATTACTCCTGTCCCTTGCAAAAATAATGTCTTATTAGACTTTCACACTGGAAACAGGCCATGCTTCCCTTTACAAAGTCACAGCCTTTCCTCCTTATGGTGTTGGACTGGTTTGCAGACCTCATTGCTATAAACTAAGTAAGACAGGTGCTTAGCAGTGAACAGCCAAACATCACTGAGTTCCTTAATGGCACTCAGTGGATGTTCCTACATACTTACTctgtcactcactctctcactcactcacttctCAATCACACTGGTAACTTTTTCTGAGACAAGCTAAGCTCAAAACCCGTGGCATACAATGTTGGCTGTATTGCTATAAACACAAATGCAACAGTGGGATAGCTTCAGATTATTagatacagaaaaataagtttgcaaCAAATATGCAATGcgatgcaaaaatatattttatttggtcTGTTATATCTTACCTTGACAAGTACCCTGGTAACCCAACGATTCCAGGCCCATTTTGCAGTCCTTTTTGTTTAACAAATATTATGTTGGATTTCGAAAGCAGACATTTGGACTCAATATAGACTACTTATTATGTGACAATTCTTGGAACAACCATGGCAGTAACATCACCTTGGGCATTAAACAACGTCCTGTACTTAATGCAATTAATAGTATAATGTCTACATTATGTGTGGAAGTGATGTGTTCTGTTTACATCAGCTGTGATACATTATTAGTATATTCTCAGTATGTTTGCCCATTGAAgtatatctatgttacatcacttAGGTATGTAAGGAAGAAGATTCTATGGCAGACGAACACACTCCAATAGGCACTCCTCACGTAAGGTAAAACAGAGACCGCGTAGGAATCATATGTAAGACATGACTAATCAGAAGCTTGTAGTCACTTTAGGAAAAATGATTAGGTGAGGCAGAGGGAGAAACAACAGTGGTGGAATACAAGGATGGTTCACATCATCTTGGGGATCTAAAGTCCTGAATCAAGATGGCAACACACATCTGTGTCAAGATGTTTTCTTCATCATTGCTGGAGCTTAAAACTCTTAGGAAAAAGCTGAAAACTAAAACTTGGGCTGAGATTTTCAAGGTGCTGCGTCATCTCAAAGGCTCTAGCTCACACCCTACACTTTTCCTGTACTGCACCTTTACATTAGAGTAGCTGTATGCTGTGAGTTTGCAATGGCCAGATTTATCAGATGCTTTAAGAGGAAAATGGGGTTGGACAAACCAGAGATAAGATGGGAAAATTCCTAATGTGGAGCACATTAGTCCTAGAAGTCTGATATATGCAGTATGTATAGGTACACTTTTTATGCAGAAGGATTCCAGAATAATCTTATAATCTTTAATCGTATTTTAGATGTTTTGATGCCATAAACAATGGGGTTTAGAACAGGGGGTACAAATAGGTAGATATCACCCATCACAACATGGATTGTTGTCGATGAGCCATTTCTAAATCTGTGCACTACAGACAAACCAATCAGAGGAACATAGAAGATGAATACAGCCAAGACATGGGATATGCAGGTGTTGAATGCCTTCAAACTTTCTTTCCTAGAGAGACGACACACTGTTTTCAGAATCTTGGCATAAGACAGTGAAATTAGCAATGAGTCAACCCCCATAATAAAGAGAATGACAAATAACCCATAAACAATGTTAGGTTTAGTATCTGCACAAGCAAGCTTCATCACATCTTGATGGACACAGAAGGGATGTGACAGCACCTTGCTGTGACAAAATGGTAATCTTTTAATTAAAAAGGGAATGGGGCCAATAAGCATTAAACCTCGAATGACAGAAATCAATCCGATCAATGCTATTCTTGGATTTGTCAGGATGGATGAATGTCTTAGTGGATTGCATATGGCAATGTATCGGTCAAACGCCATAGCCAGCAACACAGTAGATTCTATAGCTGACAAACAGTGAATGAAGAACATCTGGATGAGACAGCTGTGGAAAGAGATTTCCATCACATCAAACCATAAGAGGATCAATATCTTCGGCattgtgctagtggacaggagtataTCAATGGCAGCCAGCATTGCAAGAAACAAGTACATGGGCTCATGGAGACTTGACTCCACCTGTATGATGTATAGAATGACACAGTTTCCAAAAAGTGCAATCATGTACAAgaagcacatagggaaaccaatcCAGATGTGTACGTGCTCCAGTCCAGGAAAACCTATTAAGGTAAAGGCAGCCGGGTCATAACCAGTGTCATTAAATGTGGTCATGATGATCAGAGAAAAGTCCTAAGAGTCCTCATTGGGATTCATTTTCTGAAATGAAGATAATAACAATGTACATTATTGTTAACATATATCTCTTTCAGACAAAGCAAATATGTCATAATGAAAACACAGTGGAACTGGTGGCCTTTGTaaaaatctgtgtgtgccatgagtTCTGATGGGGAGACCCGATTATCCACTGACAGACCATCTATAACATTTTCAAACAACACTCCAGGAACACATTCTCCTAAAGTTACACACACCCATCCCACACCATCCATGAGCCCTTGCCTATTTATCTTTTTGTCCCCTTAGCATTTTAAGAGCTCATGCACAGAGACTCCAAGGGCATATGCACAGATATGTAATGTCACACATAGCCTATTCGATTATTAGCCCATTTGATTGTTCTGTTAACCATTCAGTTGTTCTACTATCCACATTTACACAATATCCTTCTCCATGGCTACAGCTCTATGTAGAAAGCAGCTAAAAATGTGTCAGAGTAAATATTATTGTGCACAAATCAGCTACTCTCTCCTTGTGGATCAATACCCAGCATTCATACAGCATTCAGATCCCCTGTCATCTTTTCCACAAAATGATAATCACTGCCAGATGCATATATTGACCCTCAATAAAGTCCTACCTTAGCCACAATGTTCGCAAAACTCTCCACTGGCTTTTGCCATCATCTTCAGAATTCAGTACCAAGTAACATTTCAGGGCACAAATACAATGATTTGTGCATTCAATTCACAACATTGTGCACACCTCCTAATTGCCCAAACTCTGGCATGCCCTTTCTCAATCCATATGAGCAACCATTCATGGAGATCACACATCCGAAGTAGTCTACTGATATGAAAACTCTTTTTGCAATGGTTGAAAATAGTATTTTCTTACTGCTTATTTCTGAGGAGAAACATTCCAACGTCTGTAGCTGTAACTTGATCTGGAACCTAAACATAGGAGAAAAGACCAGATTAAAaactttaaattgtttttctgaagaCTCTCACACACAATATTTTAGCATTGTACATCCGTATCTCATCCACATGAATCAGACTCATATCTTATTTAATAATAGGAAACTGAGTAGACTAATGTTGACTCAGCAGTAATTCAAAATTTCAGATTTTTAAAATAGATCTGCCCCATTCCTTATTATGAAAAAGCATCATAAATAGAACTATATCCACTTCCTTTTTTGGTTTAGCACACAATGGGTTTTATAAATATTGTAGCAGCAATTGCTACTATGCAAATAGATAAAGCAGTGCAAAACATAATCTGCGTTTTCTCCACCAGGGCAAATATTGTTTAACCCAGCCCTTGATCATTGTTTAGGTAGAGCTTTAAATCAGGCATTATTATATAGACTAGCCTAAAAGGAGCTTCCCAGACACTTATCAGACAGGCTCAGGCTGAATGGTGTGGTTGTATAGGACCCCGCATGGGcaagaaatgcccaaaaatgaGCATGTGAGGACCCCCGTTTCCTCTGAGATGCTCAGTGCAGGCCCACGTGTGAATCTgcaatggatctgcagatcctccagaccttaaaaaaaatacacccacatacagaggcacacagccacttacacacccactcacacaccatacattcactcacagagccacaaaaccacttgcatacccactcacagacccgcacagacactcctacatgcacaaatacatacactcagacactcatacacccactcacagacccacaaaaccactaccacacccagtcacacacccacacacccacttactcacacaaccactcatacacccattcacagacccacaaaaccacacccatacctactcacaaacccacacagccactcacacacccactcacacaccgagtcagtcactcacacacccagtcacacacccataaagccaatcacacacccactcatagacccacagcaTGGGGTTGTCTGCATGTAGGGGGTTGGCCCGCCGATCACGCTCGCTATTTGTATTCTGCGGCATTTAGCACTATTTGTTAATGCACAATGCATCATTGCTTCAACTgtggacacaagggtgcattttgtgttaAGAAAATAGCGCTAGATGTCCTGAACTAAGTTGGGGGAAAATTCTATCTCTAAAGCACATGTCGTGCTATTTCCTAGTGCGAAGCACCTTCTTGCACCCATTTGGATGTGATGTGAATTGTGTGATCAGAAAACAGCTCTAAATGCTGAGGGTAAGTTAGGTGAAAATCTTACCCCAAGAGTACATCTAGCGAGCGTGAATGGCTGTTCATGGTTGCTATTTATATTCTgttacatttagcactatttcttagaacaaaatacatttgtgtgcccatttcggaaacggGGGCATTTTTCTTtaggaaatagtgctaaatgcagaattaccttTCTTGTGTTGTTATGCATAATCTTGCAGATTTTTTAGGTAATTCCACATGATTACGCTACATTGAATTATGTGAGTTGAGCCCACCCCTAGATTATACCATGTTTTGATACagacacactatgggccagatatacGACACATTAGcacacttttttttacgctaatggaggccattctcctttgccatatttacaaagtggcgcaatgctagcattgaaccactttgccaccccttgcaccacattatacctgctcctGGTATGATGTCTGCAAGGGGGAGCGTTCCCATGAAGGGAGgccgaaaaaatgacgcaatgaaatctacaagatttcactgcaacattttttccatcatttttaaggcCTGTCAAAAGGTCAAAAGTACAGGAAATATTCAGGGGAAATCATTGCAAAATTGACTAGCCTCCAAGCAACCTGGTTTTGCAAAATAAAGTTCAGACAGACAGCGCCTGAAGCCATGGATTGTGTGTGATGGCTGGTTCAATTATGAAATAGAACTGTGAGATATGTAAGTGAAATAAGCCATCACTACCTTCTCAATTTTATGCAGCAGACATTCAAGAAACTTCAGTTATATTTTGAAGATTTTCACAGACACGCTTATAAGAAGCATTGGCTACTGGCCAAATTGATATCTGAAATTAAGTGTTATGTGAATATTTATATTTTATGGTAACACATTTAGGGGTAAGCCGAATTTGGAATTTGCCCTTAATAACTGAAAGGATTGGATTTAAACTATTGAAAGTGACTTTCAAAGTTTAGAAATTGTGGAATGTGCTTCTGCAAGTGACCAGGCTGacagaaaacattttcaaaaaccTTAATTTAAATGTCTGTTTTTATCCAGGTTTAGTGACTTTGATAAAAAATTTGCTAGATTTGGAGCTGCGTGTGGCACATTCTTTGTGCTGATAAGTAAATGTTACATCTGCTGGATGGAAATTTTAATGCTGTGTCGGTCAAAAGGTGTCCATCTTCTTAGAACTGAGAGCACGAATACGATAAGACTTGTCAgcttgtctatatatatatatgtatatatgggccagatgtataattttatccaatagcgattacctgattgcgattttttgcgaatctcaattaagtaatcgctattggaatgtatgaaactccaggagtttcatactgcgattcgcaatggctcgcaaatggacctacctcatcaatattcatgaagtaggtcgcaatttgtgagccattgtgaatggctacaatcacagggatggtggcctgctgggctcagcagaccaccatatctgtgattgcttttcaataaagcaatctttttttttttaaatgcaacccttttccttaaaggaaaatgcgaTGCgtttaaaaatggaaaacaaaaagttttcttttcattttgttaagagtaggcagtggtccgtgggaccactgcctgctcttaaaaatacgttttcgcatgcattcacaaaggggaaggggtcctttaggGAACCCTTCCCCCTTCCAAATGGGTTGCCACCTactttgaagtaggtggtaactgtgattgttttgcaccctcattcacggtcacaaaacaatcatacatacctctgtgattcggtattaggaagggacgcccttaacacgccccttccaaataccaaatcggtatgtagttgcaaatccaatttgcgattcgttaacaagttaccaagggccagatgtagcaaagggtttgcgcctcgcaaacggcgaaaaacgccgtttgcgaggcgcaaaagcctctctgctatgcagaaatgcatttccgactcgcaaataggaaggggtgttcccttcctatttgcgagtcgcaatgctatgcaatttcatttgcgcccgcgaaagcggtcgcaaatgaaatcgctgttaccatccacttgaagtggatggtaacccattcgcaaacgggaaggggtccccatgggaccccttcccctttgtgaatgatcacaaaaactatttttcagagcaggcagtttgtcctatggaccactgcctgctctgaaaaataccgaaacaaaaggtttcggttttttttctaagtgcagctcgttttcctttaaggaaacgggctgcagatagaaaaaaaaaaactgctttattaaaaagcagtcacggacatg
It contains:
- the LOC138249053 gene encoding olfactory receptor 51E2-like, with product MTTFNDTGYDPAAFTLIGFPGLEHVHIWIGFPMCFLYMIALFGNCVILYIIQVESSLHEPMYLFLAMLAAIDILLSTSTMPKILILLWFDVMEISFHSCLIQMFFIHCLSAIESTVLLAMAFDRYIAICNPLRHSSILTNPRIALIGLISVIRGLMLIGPIPFLIKRLPFCHSKVLSHPFCVHQDVMKLACADTKPNIVYGLFVILFIMGVDSLLISLSYAKILKTVCRLSRKESLKAFNTCISHVLAVFIFYVPLIGLSVVHRFRNGSSTTIHVVMGDIYLFVPPVLNPIVYGIKTSKIRLKIIRLFWNPSA